Within Solenopsis invicta isolate M01_SB unplaced genomic scaffold, UNIL_Sinv_3.0 scaffold_3212, whole genome shotgun sequence, the genomic segment TTCTTCTTGCTTGATGGATTTGAATCTTCTTTGAGAATTTCGCTGTAGAAATGGATGTAATTTCCAATGTTTTCtgtgctattttttttctttttatttcactcAATACCGCAATATCGATATTTAGTTTCTTTGCAAGAAAATTCATTTTCTCCGTGGTGCTTTGAACGTTCCAGGTATCGAATTACATAATTCATTTTCTCTGCTTTTGTTGTTGTCGGTTGATTTCGTCTTTGCATCCAAGGCTAAATTTAGGGttcttattgtttattgtttttataagtGATGTATTACTAGTCGCCTCAACCATTGATCTGGAGGACCAGTTAATTTGTGATCAAAATTTCCTTCCTCTAGTTTTTAATGATCCAATGCCTCACTGCAAGGCTGCTTGTCTGTATTTCTAGGGCTGCATTTCGAAATTTAATACCAATACTGAAaaactatagtatacgtaaGGACTTAAGCAGAatggttgacttataattttaatacaagttTTACGACttaaatctttgtctttagtaaTGCACAACAACTGTCTTGTGTTTCTAGTCTTATGTTACaaacaaaatctctttttagtttaAGACTTAAGACATAAGATGATTATTgttactaaagacaaagatttGAGTCGCaaaacttgtcttaaaattattagtCAACCATTCTGTTTAGGCTCtaatgtaaactatagattttagTACTTACAGTAAATTTTGGAACACAGCCTAGATAGGAACTTATAGAGAGTGCTATCATTTGGGTCAAATGAACCGTGGTTTTTTTCAAGGTTGTTACTCGTTCCCCTTCTTTTTCAAGTCTGTTAGTTGAGACCCCAGGCTTGGGACTAGTAAAGAGgagttaagaaaaatattagaattaattaatatatatattttatgacaataaccgaaatctttttacaattctgatattatttttcaggcaatttttcgaaaatggaaatgtttaaatttgttacatGCACCTCATGATGTTTTGTTTATGACAATGACGTTACCTCTGGCTCCACCAGAATATTTCTCAAAAGCttacaaaataatagaaaagcaAGCAGATACAATGGAAGAGTATCCAGATATTTATTTCTGGCATATCTACGTCGCAATTGGCTTCAAACCGCATCGAAAGTTAGCGTTTATAAATGTCTTATAAGGACTAATAATATAGTTGAATCTTTCCATAACGTAGCAGCAAAAAAATTTGGTTCGAAACATCCAAATTTATGGTTGTGTTTgggtaattatttttataattatttattttaactaagTAGTATAACATCATTATGTTTtacttatgtttttttttagaaaagttatCCGACATTCTTACTGATCAAGAACTTGATCTTGAAAGAGCTAAGAATGGTTTACGTGTTAGACAAATACGTTCACgtttagaaaaacaaaacaatttacgTATAGTAGAACTTTAGGCAGATCTTGTTACTGACAGGATATCCttagaacaatttttaaaaatgttttacaatcaACATCGAGACCGACAATACAGCATGCAGCAATTAATACATGAaggtaagaaatttttatttttttaaattcattcttagttattaaatttctatattaaagGAAATTTGCTTTCTACTGAAATTGTGAGTagtg encodes:
- the LOC113006233 gene encoding uncharacterized protein LOC113006233; amino-acid sequence: MLDYERATGISVSENFPSAAVHGCWFHYNQAIFRKWKCLNLLHAPHDVLFMTMTLPLAPPEYFSKAYKIIEKQADTMEEYPDIYFWHIYVAIGFKPHRKLAFINVL